The Pan paniscus chromosome 1, NHGRI_mPanPan1-v2.0_pri, whole genome shotgun sequence genome has a segment encoding these proteins:
- the TSEN15 gene encoding tRNA-splicing endonuclease subunit Sen15 isoform X5 — protein MEERGDSEPTPGCSGLGPGGVRGFGDGGGAPSWAPEDAWMGTHPKYLEMMELDIGDATQVYVAFLVYLDLMESKSWHEVNCVGLPELQLICLVGTEIEGEGLQTVVPTPITASFSHNRIREILKASRKLQEYFS, from the exons ATGGAGGAGCGCGGCGATTCCGAGCCGACCCCCGGCTGCAGCGGCCTGGGTCCGGGCGGTGTTCGCGGCTTTGGCGACGGCGGTGGAGCTCCTTCGTGGGCCCCTGAGGACGCCTGGATGGGCACTCACCCTAAG tatCTAGAAATGATGGAATTAGATATAGGAGATGCCACCCAAGTTTATGTAGCGTTCTTGGTTTACCTGGACCTCATGGAAA GCAAAAGCTGGCATGAAGTAAACTGTGTAGGATTACCAGAACTCCAGCTCATCTGCCTTGTTGGTACTGAGATAGAAGGGGAGGGGTTACAGACTGTGGTGCCTACCCCCATCACTGCTTCCTTCAGCCATAACAG GATAAGGGAGATCTTGAAGGCATCTCGAAAATTGCAAG aatatttcTCTTAG
- the TSEN15 gene encoding tRNA-splicing endonuclease subunit Sen15 isoform X6, which translates to MEERGDSEPTPGCSGLGPGGVRGFGDGGGAPSWAPEDAWMGTHPKYLEMMELDIGDATQVYVAFLVYLDLMESKSWHEVNCVGLPELQLICLVGTEIEGEGLQTVVPTPITASFSHNRIFLLEDDIHVS; encoded by the exons ATGGAGGAGCGCGGCGATTCCGAGCCGACCCCCGGCTGCAGCGGCCTGGGTCCGGGCGGTGTTCGCGGCTTTGGCGACGGCGGTGGAGCTCCTTCGTGGGCCCCTGAGGACGCCTGGATGGGCACTCACCCTAAG tatCTAGAAATGATGGAATTAGATATAGGAGATGCCACCCAAGTTTATGTAGCGTTCTTGGTTTACCTGGACCTCATGGAAA GCAAAAGCTGGCATGAAGTAAACTGTGTAGGATTACCAGAACTCCAGCTCATCTGCCTTGTTGGTACTGAGATAGAAGGGGAGGGGTTACAGACTGTGGTGCCTACCCCCATCACTGCTTCCTTCAGCCATAACAG aatatttcTCTTAGAAGATGACATCCATGTTTCCTGA
- the TSEN15 gene encoding tRNA-splicing endonuclease subunit Sen15 isoform X3: MEERGDSEPTPGCSGLGPGGVRGFGDGGGAPSWAPEDAWMGTHPKYLEMMELDIGDATQVYVAFLVYLDLMESKSWHEVNCVGLPELQLICLVGTEIEGEGLQTVVPTPITASFSHNRIREILKASRKLQGDPDLPMSFTLAIVESDSTIVYYKLTDGFMLPDPQVSFENISLRR, translated from the exons ATGGAGGAGCGCGGCGATTCCGAGCCGACCCCCGGCTGCAGCGGCCTGGGTCCGGGCGGTGTTCGCGGCTTTGGCGACGGCGGTGGAGCTCCTTCGTGGGCCCCTGAGGACGCCTGGATGGGCACTCACCCTAAG tatCTAGAAATGATGGAATTAGATATAGGAGATGCCACCCAAGTTTATGTAGCGTTCTTGGTTTACCTGGACCTCATGGAAA GCAAAAGCTGGCATGAAGTAAACTGTGTAGGATTACCAGAACTCCAGCTCATCTGCCTTGTTGGTACTGAGATAGAAGGGGAGGGGTTACAGACTGTGGTGCCTACCCCCATCACTGCTTCCTTCAGCCATAACAG GATAAGGGAGATCTTGAAGGCATCTCGAAAATTGCAAGGTGATCCAGATTTGCCGATGTCTTTTACTTTGGCCATAGTGGAGTCTGATTCTACAATAGTCTATTATAAACTTACTGATGGATTTATGCTGCCAGACCCTCAGGTCAGTTTTGAG aatatttcTCTTAGAAGATGA
- the TSEN15 gene encoding tRNA-splicing endonuclease subunit Sen15 isoform X4: MEERGDSEPTPGCSGLGPGGVRGFGDGGGAPSWAPEDAWMGTHPKYLEMMELDIGDATQVYVAFLVYLDLMESKSWHEVNCVGLPELQLICLVGTEIEGEGLQTVVPTPITASFSHNRIREILKASRKLQGDPDLPMSFTLAIVESDSTIVYYKLTDGFMLPDPQNISLRR; this comes from the exons ATGGAGGAGCGCGGCGATTCCGAGCCGACCCCCGGCTGCAGCGGCCTGGGTCCGGGCGGTGTTCGCGGCTTTGGCGACGGCGGTGGAGCTCCTTCGTGGGCCCCTGAGGACGCCTGGATGGGCACTCACCCTAAG tatCTAGAAATGATGGAATTAGATATAGGAGATGCCACCCAAGTTTATGTAGCGTTCTTGGTTTACCTGGACCTCATGGAAA GCAAAAGCTGGCATGAAGTAAACTGTGTAGGATTACCAGAACTCCAGCTCATCTGCCTTGTTGGTACTGAGATAGAAGGGGAGGGGTTACAGACTGTGGTGCCTACCCCCATCACTGCTTCCTTCAGCCATAACAG GATAAGGGAGATCTTGAAGGCATCTCGAAAATTGCAAGGTGATCCAGATTTGCCGATGTCTTTTACTTTGGCCATAGTGGAGTCTGATTCTACAATAGTCTATTATAAACTTACTGATGGATTTATGCTGCCAGACCCTCAG aatatttcTCTTAGAAGATGA